In Oryzias latipes chromosome 19, ASM223467v1, the genomic stretch CTCAACACAACACCAATGAATCCACAgttaccaaaaacaaaattcctgCTTTCAGAGtcagtttggaggaaaaagagaaaaataaagaagtgaataaaaaCCCTTGTGATGTTAGTCATAATGAAAGTGTTTGGTACGGAGGCTGGATTGAGATCCATATGTTCTTAAATCATCCTTGGTGAAGCTCTGGAGCCTTTTTGACAGAACGTGTGGCTTTGAGGGGAGCTTTATCAGAGCATGGAGGTCTGATACCAAGTGGCTGTGAGACACGGCCTTTACGGTCGAGATGCCTCCACCATGTTAAATACCAGGAATTGATCACTGCTGGTTGAAGAGATCAATATCTGTTCCTCATTAAGCACCAAACAGGGAAGAGAAGACATGCTGCTAAATGATAAGTAAACACAGaatcaataaagttcatttgaATCCCAAATGTTTGAACTGTTTCCACCAAATGTAAAGAGctcaaagaacaaaaacacactcaGGTGAATCCATCAGAGGTTTTCCGAGAACACAGTTGCAGCAATGTCTCATCAGCGGACAAACGTTCAGTGACCTATTTTGGGTGCAGGGGGGCTCATCAGCCTTCTCAGTGGGGTCTCGCTGAAAGTTTGAGGGTTTGTTTTGACTTGGAATCATGAGAAACACAAATAGTCTGGAAAATCTAAAACTGGGGTTTTAGTCTGGTCCTGAGTGTTCATCAGTGTTCAGATCCGACCTGTTGATTGTGGCGTTTAGGCACGGCGTGTTCCCAGACTCCTTTGACATATGAGACATTACACTTACTTTCTGTTTTCCATCTAAAGCTGAAGGAATCAATCATGAAAGgtacaggaaacagaaaactaCCATTTGCAACAACCTCCACCCAATGACTATGCAGGTTTACATTCCACAGAATAAATCCTGGTGGGGCCGGTAATCTTCCCATCACGTCAGAGTCTCCTGTGTCGGACCTGCGTGGTGAGGAAAGCACCTCCTTTGTAATCCGCTGCCCCACAGCATCAGTATGTGTGATCTGTGGAGTCAGAGCTGCAGCACTGGACACGCTGTAATTAGGACTCCCAGCGCATGGCTCTAGTCAGACAGATGCTGAGTCAGTGCAGGGAGATCAGGGTCACCTGCAGAACCAGCTCTGTCCGACTGAAACATCAGCAGACGGCCTGACGTCACCCCGGAGGTACTTGATCACTATCCCCTCATGCATATGCACTTTATTGTCTTTATatagcatctacttgaaagcaacATGAGTGACATTCCTTTTCCAAAATAACTTATGcagctttttgttttccacatcTGAACACACCTCCTCCACAACGCTGTCCTTTTAAACGTCACATATAAACCATTTTATTTCATGACTTAAGAAAACACAATCACACCAAAATAGTTGTAGATCACATTTAATCGTCATTTCAAATATATTAtttcaaatatataaataatataaatcaGATATAAAAAGTTAACACTCAATCCAGAAACGTTAATGAACTGCAGCTTCACTAAAATGTACTTTGACGGCGTCAAGTCACTTCATGTGTGTAAGTGTAACACTCTTGGTGTGTTTGTGACCAACATGACGTTCACAGCAAAATCAACCACATCAGTCTGAACTGCACCGTCTGAACATCCCATAACCTCTGAGACTCTGAACAGAATCCAGGTCGTTGGCAGGACGCCGAgtcggcagcagcagcagcagcagcagcgactCATCGTGTCTTTTGCAGTAACCTGATCTCCATCTTTAGGTACGCTTTCAGGTTCTCATCGAGGACGTTCTCCTCGATGGCTGCCAGAGCGCGGTCGCCGCCGTCACGGTAGTACATCAGCAGCTGCTCGGCGTGCTCGATCCACACGCAGTTGTGGCAGCCGCTCATGCAGCAGTGGGTGGGAGCGGGTGGGGGTCCGTGGCTCGGCGACCACGGTGAGTTCTTCTGGTTCGGTTCTGGATCTGGGGAGTCAGAGagggctggaggaggaggggcaGGGGTCTTGGGCCCACGGGGCAGATGGCAAACTGCCCCACTGTGAAGGTAAGCCTGACATAACTGTGGGGGAGAGACAGAACAAAAGAATGACGTGATGGTTTATTCCGTTTGAGAGTATTTTACAGATCAAATGATGTTTTTCATCTGCAAACCAGAAAATTAGCCAGAATGGAATATTTCTGTGCTTTTGCAAAACAGGCTTTCAGTGCTGTAGCGTGTTCTGCACGCGGGCAGAAAATGTTTAGCCTGATCAACCAATCAGCGTCTGTCTGCTGCCAGCCTTCCGCCTCTCACCGGCCAATCAGATCCCAGAGTGTAACCCTGATCGATGCTCAAGTGTCAGTTTACTTAGAGTCACTGACTTTTAAGTGAGATGACTTCTACcgtttttcaaatcattgtctGGTGTAATTAACGGTATTAAAATCCTGAACTTAGGTTAGAGACTGAATGAGTTCAGGGTCATGATGATTGAGCAACATACAACGATATAATTATTCTTCATGTGTTTAAGCTTTGAAACGCTCCAGTGAAGTTAAAGGGACATAATTAGCTCATAGAAATAGTTTCAAATGATTcgtctgtaaacaaactaacaagcTGAACGTTAATAAATCCAAAAGTTTCTAGAAAATAGAGGTAAAGGTCTTTGTAACTGTAGCCATGACCGAAGACTGACGTTTAATCACGTCGACTAGCTTAGCGCTCAGCTCCAAACCTTTAGTAAATGCAGCGAAGAGCTTCCGGGTTTGAGGCACAGACACGGCATCTTCCCAGCGGCCCGGATGCTCCTAAAACAGGTTACTGAGACCCGCGACCATCGTATTTTCCATCGACACAGCGGTGAAACCTTTAAAAGTGGTTAAAAATGTCCCACTATCAACTTTGACCCAGGCTCGTAAACAAATCACCGATTGACCGGAGGGAAAACaccatcaaccaatcagataaCAGGAAGTGCGATTTTAACCAATCAAAAAAGCAGACTTTTCTGGGGGCGGATCTACAGAAACAACTGCATTTTCACACATTAGCCACAAGGTGTCACCATTAATCACACAAACCAAagggctttttgttttttttggaaccaagacggtttttttttactgtaggaaaaataaaaacgacgATGCcactttggagaaaaaaaaaatcctttcttgAAGTTTACATGCTGTGGTGGAAACCCACTATCTAtaagataaacaaacacaacaacacaaagttGCAAGATGTCAGTGTTCCAAAGGAAGTGGATTTTTTCATTTGACAGAATGAGCAGTCTCAGGAGTCCTATCGTCTCACGtcagcttttgtttgttttctattgtcatggAGCATTTTACACGGCTGTCTAATTGAACACGTGTGCTTCAAAGACCGTGTGCGTCTCATCAAAGGCTGAGTCTCCACTAATAGTTTGTCTTCAGCTCCACAGGAgcctctctgtttacacttccATCTACTCTCTGCTCGCTCCATCACCTCTCCGGTCTGAAGTAAAACTCTTCATCATCGTCTGTTGTGTTTATAGCAGcataaatgaattaaaagtgTGTCATCAGAACTTGTTGGAAAAGTAGGATCAGAATCAGAATGACTTCCATTGGAACTCCTACCATCACACAACTGTGCAGTCTGCCTCTTCAACAACAACTTTAAATGAGTAAAGCCTGGAGAATCCCCTTTGATCTGAAGCTCACTTTGTTCGTTGGTTTACAAGTTCACAAACAGCAGAGTGCCTTTCAGTGTATTTGTTGATGACAAAGTGGATTTTTATGGGATCCTACGTTATGTAAGAAATGTCCATCAGACGTCTGGAAAATGTGACCAAATTCCAGCTTCACAGGAGGACAACTTTGTGAGCCTCAactttctgtaaaacaacccaaaaagaacacaaagaaattCACAGTGACAGCCGATAATccagtttaaacaagaaaacacaagttttttgttTGCTGAGCAGATTATTTGGAATGAACCTTTTTAACAAGACAGTTTAATTTAGTCAGGATTTTTCCTGTGAAGACTCTCGTGCATCCGCAGGGTTCTATGGCAGAAAAAGGGTCACTTGCCTCAGGGTTTTAAAGTCTGATCCAAGAGACCTTTGTACTAAGGCAGCCGAGAAGTTCTGATtggatttgaatgttttttaaaattgtggtGACCTTTGGTCACTTTCttctctgaaaaataaaacacaatgaaGGAGAAGCATCAATGCCTTTCCAGCAGACTGTTAGAgagaaccatccatccatccatccatccattcgtccgtccatccatccattcatccgtccatccatccatctatccgtccatctatccgtccgtccaaccaaccatccatctgtccgtccatctattcatccatccatctatctgtccgtccatccatccatccacccatcatccgtccatccatccatccatccatccatccatccatccatccatccatccatccatccacccataatccgtccatccatccatccatccgtctgttcgtccatccattcatccatccagccatccatctatccatccattcatccgtccgttcgtcatccatccatccatccatccacccatcatccatccatccatccatctattcatccatccacccataatccgtccatccatccatccgtctgttcgtccatccatccatccatccagccatccatctatccatccattcatccgtccgttcgtcatccatccatccatccatccatccacccttcatccatccatccatccatccatccacccatcatccacccatcatccatccatccatccatccattcatcccaccatccatccatccatccatccatccatccatccatccatccatccatccatccctccctccctccctccatccctcccttcatccatccatccatccatccatccatccgtctgttcgtccatccattcatccatccagccatccatctatccatccattcatccgtccgttcgtcatccatccatccatccatccatccatccatccatccatccatccacccttcatccatccatccatcatccatccatccatttatgcatccatcatccatccatccatccatccattcatccatccattcatcccaccatgcatccatccatccatccatccatccatccatccatccatccatccatccatccctcatccatccattcatccacccatccctccatccttccatccctcctttcatccatccatccttccatccatccacccatccctccctccatccatctatccgtccatctatccgtccgtccatccattcatccgttcgtttgtccatccatccatccaatctaTCCGTCTGTCCGTCGATCCATCCGTCCAtgtattcatccatccatccgtctgtccgtccatccagcCGTCcgtccacccatcatccatccatccattcgtccatccatccatccgtctgtccatccgtccatccacccatcatccatccatccatccatccatccacccatcatccacccatcatccatccatccatccctccctccctccatccgttcgtccatccatccgtccatctgcTGAACCCACTGAATCACTATTGTTTAAATACTGTGGCTTTGCCACCACCTCTAAAacctcaatgttttttttaaagtagtgaCTGATTAATAAGGACAAATGCTTTGCTTGAATTCATAAATGCACGTATTATTCTGTCTGGATTCACACTGATGGGTCACTTCTTCCTTAATCACATTCCAAGCTGCCCTGATATCAGATTTGTATTTTTCCAGCAATTATTCTGTTTTTGCGCTCTCAGAGTTGAATGTCAGCTCCGTTGTGGATAAACTCAGCTGGTGCATTTGCTGAGGCTGCACTTCAGGCGTTTTAACCGTGCAGAGGTGCTCTGCACACCTCAGTGTTTGGACTTGTCATCCTTGGTAACACAAAGTGGAAACACAGCAGCTGCTCAGCACCGATGGGAAATGGCAGGTGCATGATGGGCCATGTTGTCTGAGCAGAGGTCTCCTGTGGCCTCGCCGGGACTTCACCCAGCCGAAAGACGCCTCCCTACCGTTTCGTCCTGGCTCGCTTCGCCGCTTTGTTCActtaaaggtttttgtaaaacaagagaaaagatTTCCAGAGGAAAAACAATCAAACCAGAGGAGCTGAGCAAACACTCGTAATGTGTTCAGTGACTCAGCCCTCTGCTGCTACAGTCAAAGCTTTGAGGCAGAGCACACAATGGGCTCCGTCCCACAGGCACAAAGATTCCCATTTCACCACAAACAGAAGCAAACCACAATCCATTTACTGCTTGTAAAAATAACATCACATACAAAGAGAAATGATCCTTATTTGATGCAATTGTTGTTTCATGAGGAATGgaaagttaaacaaaaatgtccatGAAAGCTGTGACAGCAAACGTTGGACGTCACAGAGAAAAATCCAAACCCCCCATTCATGCTGACACACGCTCAACCAAAGCCAGAGGTCCCTGGGAAGCAAATTTAAACAGACAGTAACAATCAGAGGACAAACAATGTCGACAGCAAGAGACACAACACAACTCCagggagaaaacccacaaaatACATTCAGCATCACAATTAAAATGCTACAACACAAATAGACAgcatgaaagaaacaaacagaccaGAGATTTTGATGCACAAACTTAAAGCAAAgatagaaaacagaaaacaaccgTAAAATAGATGTAAACAGGCAACCCACTACACTAAACCAGTGTCACTGTATACACAGAGAGAGAGTGAGTCAGAGTGACAACACACAATAGTTTATCTCCATTCCTGAGTCAAAATAGTTGATAGATTTTCATATCCAAGGTTTTCTGTCTGAATCCAGGGCTTTGAGTCACCATGAGGACACAGCTTGGGAATCTCACAGGTATGACAGGTATTTGCAGCCAGGCCTCCTTTGTCTGCAGGATGGCAGGCGGCCAGCCTTTCCTTCAACCAAAGAC encodes the following:
- the oxld1 gene encoding oxidoreductase-like domain-containing protein 1 yields the protein MPCLCLKPGSSSLHLLKLCQAYLHSGAVCHLPRGPKTPAPPPPALSDSPDPEPNQKNSPWSPSHGPPPAPTHCCMSGCHNCVWIEHAEQLLMYYRDGGDRALAAIEENVLDENLKAYLKMEIRLLQKTR